One part of the Acidobacteriota bacterium genome encodes these proteins:
- a CDS encoding D-aminoacylase yields MMKTPELVLRNGMVADGTGRGLYPADVAIRRSYILAIDAPNSLHAMEELDCKGLVIAPGFIDTHSHSDLRVLLEPELPMKLRQGITLEVFGQDGISVAPIRRADQPQVARSLAGLDGDLGRAWDWESVAEYLAALERARPAIDCAYLIPHGAVRLSAMGMEDRQARPAEIGAMQELIRQSLCEGALGLSTGLIYPPCCFADTSELIELCRTVAEFDSIFVAHMRSESDYIEDAVAEMIEVGKQSGVRVHISHFKIAGRENWARIDGVLALIEQAQAEGVRVTADQYPYIAGSTMLGAILPPWAHAGGVEATLQRLASADERGKLRMAMLDRAPSHWDNFWKWSGPEGIVIPDIPSGHHPEYLGKNLAQAACLKNQVDQVSEADAVEFAFDLLLAERMGVGMISFSQSEEVVRKIMQQPYVNVCTDGLLGGKPHPRAYGTYPRILGRYVREQNLLTLEQAVRKMSGLAAETFRLPYHGKIEDGARANLVVFSPNQVLDCATFEDSKQFPQGIEHVIVAGEVAIRYGEPYITGYGAAVRASFT; encoded by the coding sequence ATGATGAAAACGCCTGAACTGGTTTTGCGAAACGGGATGGTGGCCGACGGCACGGGGCGCGGGCTGTATCCGGCAGACGTGGCGATTCGCCGGAGCTACATTCTGGCGATTGACGCGCCCAATTCGCTGCACGCAATGGAAGAACTGGATTGCAAGGGCCTCGTCATCGCGCCGGGTTTCATTGATACGCACAGCCATTCGGATTTGCGCGTGCTGCTCGAACCGGAACTGCCAATGAAACTTCGGCAAGGCATCACGCTGGAAGTATTCGGGCAGGATGGCATTTCGGTCGCGCCGATTCGCAGGGCCGATCAACCGCAGGTGGCGCGTTCACTGGCGGGGTTGGACGGCGATCTGGGCCGCGCGTGGGATTGGGAATCGGTGGCGGAATATCTGGCGGCGCTTGAACGCGCGCGTCCGGCTATTGATTGCGCGTATCTGATTCCGCATGGCGCGGTGCGGCTGAGCGCGATGGGAATGGAAGATCGGCAGGCGCGGCCTGCTGAAATCGGCGCGATGCAGGAATTGATTCGCCAATCCCTGTGCGAAGGCGCGTTGGGACTTTCGACCGGCTTGATCTATCCGCCATGCTGTTTTGCCGACACCAGCGAATTGATCGAATTGTGCCGCACGGTCGCTGAGTTCGACAGCATCTTCGTCGCGCACATGCGCAGCGAAAGCGATTACATCGAGGACGCCGTCGCCGAGATGATCGAAGTCGGCAAGCAGTCCGGCGTGCGCGTGCACATCTCGCACTTCAAAATCGCCGGGCGCGAAAACTGGGCGCGCATTGACGGCGTGCTGGCGTTGATTGAACAGGCGCAGGCCGAAGGCGTTCGCGTCACGGCGGATCAGTATCCTTACATCGCCGGTTCGACGATGCTGGGCGCAATCTTGCCGCCGTGGGCGCACGCGGGCGGCGTCGAGGCGACGTTGCAACGCCTGGCGAGCGCGGATGAACGCGGCAAGCTGCGCATGGCGATGCTGGATCGTGCGCCTTCGCACTGGGACAATTTCTGGAAATGGTCGGGGCCGGAAGGCATCGTGATCCCTGACATTCCTTCGGGCCATCACCCTGAATATCTCGGTAAAAATCTGGCGCAAGCCGCTTGCCTGAAAAACCAAGTTGACCAAGTCAGCGAAGCCGACGCCGTTGAATTCGCTTTTGATTTATTGCTGGCGGAACGGATGGGCGTGGGGATGATCTCGTTTAGCCAATCCGAAGAGGTCGTGCGCAAAATCATGCAACAGCCTTACGTCAACGTTTGCACCGACGGCCTGCTGGGCGGCAAACCGCATCCGCGCGCTTACGGCACCTACCCGCGCATTCTGGGCCGTTATGTGCGCGAACAAAACCTGCTGACACTGGAACAAGCCGTTCGCAAAATGTCCGGCCTGGCGGCGGAAACCTTTCGGCTTCCCTACCACGGCAAAATCGAGGACGGCGCGCGCGCGAACCTCGTCGTTTTCAGCCCCAATCAAGTGTTGGACTGCGCGACCTTCGAGGACTCCAAACAATTTCCCCAAGGCATTGAACACGTGATTGTCGCGGGCGAAGTTGCCATTCGTTATGGCGAGCCGTACATCACCGGCTACGGCGCGGCAGTGAGAGCGTCCTTCACTTGA
- a CDS encoding GNAT family N-acetyltransferase — MIEIHPVTLEGYGVRLEPLTDEHHEGLVGAAADGKLWELWFTSVPEPEQARGYIAHALAGQRDGQMLPWIVRELTSGAIIGSTRYHDIVAALDRVEIGYTWYGNRWQRSHVNTSCKLLLLTHAFDTLGCKVVGLRTDNFNFASQRAIEALGAKKDGVLRHHAARRDGTVRDSVMYSILASEWPAVKRHLESRLARHGTALS; from the coding sequence TTGATCGAGATTCACCCTGTCACATTGGAAGGTTACGGCGTCCGGCTGGAGCCATTGACTGACGAACATCACGAAGGACTGGTTGGCGCGGCGGCGGATGGCAAGCTTTGGGAACTGTGGTTCACTTCGGTTCCTGAACCGGAACAGGCACGCGGCTACATTGCCCATGCCCTCGCAGGGCAGCGTGATGGGCAGATGTTGCCCTGGATCGTGCGCGAATTGACGAGCGGCGCAATCATCGGCAGCACGCGCTATCACGATATTGTCGCCGCGCTTGATCGCGTCGAGATTGGTTACACATGGTACGGCAACCGCTGGCAACGCAGCCACGTCAACACCAGTTGCAAGCTGTTGTTGCTGACACACGCCTTCGACACACTGGGTTGCAAAGTAGTCGGACTGCGTACTGATAATTTCAACTTCGCCTCGCAACGCGCGATTGAGGCGCTGGGCGCGAAGAAAGATGGTGTCCTCCGTCATCACGCAGCCCGCCGTGACGGCACCGTGCGCGACAGCGTGATGTACAGCATCCTTGCCAGTGAATGGCCCGCGGTGAAACGGCATCTTGAGTCGCGGCTGGCCCGTCACGGAACTGCGCTGAGTTAA
- a CDS encoding acyltransferase: MSRVVRCGLIQATNAEPADSPIEKIKQAMIDKHVAMIADAAKQGVQIICLQELFYGPYFCAEQNPHWYGLVERIPDGPTTRLMQEIAKQHKMVIVAPIYEEEMTGVYYNTAAVIDADGTYLGKYRKTHIPHCLPGFWEKFYFTPGNLGFPTFETKYARIGVYICYDRHFPEGARALGLNGAEIVFIPSATTKGHADYLWELEQRAHAVANGYFVGTINRVGTEAPWNIGEFFGSSYFSNPDGRILAKGSEDKDELIVADLDLDEIREVRTHWQFYRDRRPEMYGALAGMDGAKG, from the coding sequence ATGTCACGAGTTGTCAGATGCGGCTTGATCCAGGCCACGAACGCGGAGCCTGCCGATAGCCCTATCGAAAAGATCAAACAGGCGATGATTGATAAACACGTGGCGATGATCGCTGACGCCGCCAAACAGGGCGTCCAGATCATTTGCTTGCAGGAGTTGTTTTACGGCCCGTATTTTTGCGCCGAACAGAATCCGCATTGGTACGGTTTGGTCGAACGCATCCCCGATGGGCCGACGACGCGATTGATGCAGGAGATTGCCAAGCAACACAAGATGGTCATCGTCGCGCCGATTTACGAAGAAGAAATGACCGGCGTGTATTACAACACGGCGGCCGTGATTGACGCCGATGGCACATACCTGGGCAAGTATCGCAAGACGCACATTCCGCATTGCCTGCCGGGCTTTTGGGAGAAGTTTTATTTCACGCCCGGCAATTTGGGCTTCCCGACGTTTGAGACGAAGTACGCGCGCATCGGCGTTTACATCTGCTACGACCGGCATTTCCCGGAAGGCGCGCGGGCGTTGGGGTTGAACGGCGCGGAGATTGTGTTCATCCCGTCGGCGACGACCAAAGGTCACGCCGATTATCTGTGGGAGTTAGAGCAGCGCGCGCACGCCGTCGCCAACGGCTATTTCGTCGGCACGATCAATCGCGTCGGTACCGAAGCGCCGTGGAATATCGGCGAGTTTTTTGGCTCGTCGTATTTCAGCAATCCCGACGGACGTATTCTGGCGAAAGGCAGCGAAGACAAGGACGAGTTGATCGTGGCTGATTTGGATTTGGATGAAATCCGCGAGGTGCGCACGCACTGGCAGTTTTACCGTGACCGGCGGCCAGAGATGTACGGGGCGCTTGCGGGGATGGACGGCGCGAAAGGCTAA
- a CDS encoding LLM class flavin-dependent oxidoreductase, producing MPTERVALYLQDAHSLQDGIKYAQYAERKGFEAVWQAESRLVRDAIVPMAAFAATTERIKIGAGVINNWTRNIGLLAATWLTLDDLAPDRMICGIGAWWDPLAANVGIERRKPLLAMRETVEVLRRLLRMENVTFHGEFHHVTGIELDVVHGRREPRNVPIYIGATGDKMMELTGEIADGVLLNYCVPPEYNDRALELLAAGAKKAGRSLDEIDRPQLVVCSVDHDRKKAIEAAKVLLTQYLAQQPHIAKASGVSADIVKQVQSILTWPATIEQIHAAMQYVPDEFVLKISATGTPEEVRAKVAEYRRRGCTCPVLYPMSDPYLMIDTFAQ from the coding sequence ATGCCAACTGAACGAGTTGCGCTCTACCTGCAAGACGCGCATTCCTTGCAAGACGGAATCAAATACGCACAGTACGCCGAACGCAAAGGCTTTGAAGCCGTCTGGCAAGCCGAAAGCCGGTTGGTGCGCGATGCGATTGTGCCGATGGCGGCCTTTGCCGCGACGACCGAGCGCATCAAGATCGGCGCGGGCGTCATCAACAACTGGACGCGCAACATCGGCTTACTGGCCGCGACGTGGTTGACGCTGGATGATCTGGCACCGGATCGCATGATTTGCGGCATCGGCGCGTGGTGGGATCCGCTGGCGGCCAACGTAGGCATCGAACGGCGCAAGCCGCTGCTGGCGATGCGCGAGACGGTTGAAGTCTTGCGCCGCTTGCTGCGTATGGAAAACGTTACCTTTCACGGCGAGTTTCATCACGTCACGGGTATTGAACTCGATGTGGTGCATGGCCGCCGCGAACCGCGCAACGTGCCGATTTACATCGGCGCGACCGGCGACAAGATGATGGAGTTGACCGGCGAGATTGCTGACGGCGTGTTGCTGAATTATTGCGTGCCGCCCGAATACAACGACCGTGCGCTGGAATTGCTGGCAGCGGGCGCGAAGAAAGCCGGGCGCTCGCTTGATGAAATTGACCGCCCGCAACTGGTCGTTTGTTCGGTTGACCACGACCGCAAAAAAGCCATCGAAGCGGCGAAGGTTCTGCTGACGCAGTATCTGGCGCAGCAGCCGCACATCGCCAAGGCTTCGGGCGTCAGCGCGGACATCGTCAAACAGGTGCAATCCATCTTGACCTGGCCCGCAACCATTGAGCAGATTCACGCGGCGATGCAGTACGTGCCGGATGAATTCGTGCTGAAGATTTCGGCGACGGGCACGCCCGAGGAAGTGCGCGCCAAGGTGGCTGAATACCGGCGGCGCGGCTGCACTTGTCCGGTGCTCTATCCGATGAGCGATCCTTACTTGATGATTGATACATTTGCGCAATGA
- the ssnA gene encoding putative aminohydrolase SsnA, whose translation MLITNATLITWGTPNRILEKHALYLAGDRIVELGLSSELEAKYPQAERLDARGQFVMPGNICAHTHFYGAFARGMAIPGAAPKDFPEILERLWWRLDKALTLEDVRSSALVCLIDAVKHGTTTLIDHHASPNAIDGSLDVIAEAVQQAGLRACLCYEVTDRAGEEKAKAGIAENLRFLKSQISNSQSQIAATFGLHASLTLSDATLEACRNTHDGGFHIHAAEHESDQSDSLQKSGLRVIDRLHKFGILGERSVVAHAVHIDHREAALLAETGTWVTHQPRSNMNNAVGAADVESLLRLGVQVGLGNDGFSNAMWDEWKAAYLSHKAAHRDPRRMGGATVAEMAVTNNAALASVFFPQAPLGVLTPGAFADIIFVDYHPTTPLNAGNLPWHILFGFENSMVTTTICAGKVLMKDRQLVFLDEAEITAKSRELATNVWARFVD comes from the coding sequence ATGCTCATCACCAACGCCACGCTTATCACCTGGGGCACACCAAATCGAATCCTGGAAAAGCACGCGCTGTATCTGGCAGGCGACCGGATTGTTGAACTTGGTCTATCGTCCGAACTCGAAGCCAAATACCCGCAAGCTGAACGGCTGGACGCCCGCGGTCAGTTCGTGATGCCCGGCAACATCTGCGCGCATACGCATTTTTACGGAGCCTTTGCGCGCGGGATGGCGATTCCGGGCGCTGCGCCAAAAGACTTTCCGGAAATTTTGGAACGATTGTGGTGGCGCTTGGACAAGGCGTTGACGCTCGAAGACGTGCGCTCTTCGGCGTTGGTTTGCTTGATTGATGCCGTCAAACACGGCACGACGACGCTGATTGATCATCACGCTTCGCCAAATGCAATTGACGGTTCGCTGGATGTCATCGCCGAAGCCGTGCAACAAGCGGGATTGCGCGCCTGTCTGTGTTACGAAGTCACCGACCGCGCTGGCGAAGAAAAAGCCAAAGCTGGCATTGCTGAAAATCTGCGCTTCCTGAAATCTCAAATTTCAAATTCGCAATCGCAAATAGCCGCCACCTTCGGTCTGCATGCTTCGCTGACACTATCTGATGCGACGCTGGAAGCCTGCCGCAATACCCACGATGGCGGCTTTCACATTCACGCTGCTGAACACGAATCCGACCAGTCTGACAGTCTGCAAAAGAGCGGTCTGCGCGTGATTGACCGGCTGCACAAGTTCGGCATCTTGGGTGAACGCTCCGTCGTTGCGCACGCCGTCCACATTGATCATCGCGAAGCGGCGTTGCTGGCCGAAACTGGCACCTGGGTGACGCATCAACCGCGCTCGAATATGAACAACGCCGTCGGTGCGGCAGACGTGGAAAGCTTGCTGCGATTGGGCGTGCAGGTCGGCCTGGGCAACGATGGCTTTTCCAACGCGATGTGGGACGAATGGAAAGCGGCCTACCTTTCGCACAAAGCCGCGCACCGCGACCCGCGCCGGATGGGTGGCGCGACCGTCGCCGAGATGGCCGTGACCAACAACGCTGCGCTCGCCAGCGTCTTCTTTCCGCAAGCGCCGCTGGGCGTACTCACGCCGGGCGCATTCGCCGACATTATCTTTGTGGACTATCACCCGACCACGCCGCTCAACGCTGGCAATCTGCCGTGGCACATCCTGTTTGGCTTTGAAAATTCAATGGTGACGACGACCATCTGCGCGGGCAAGGTGTTGATGAAAGACCGGCAACTGGTGTTTCTGGACGAAGCAGAGATCACAGCGAAAAGCCGCGAACTGGCGACGAACGTGTGGGCACGATTTGTAGACTGA